GTGTCCATGTCTTTAAGCTTTGGCTTTGTCCAACGAACTAGAGACTGTTCTGCTTTCGGCCTATCACTGAAGATTGGAGGCAAACATTTTCAGATACTTATATCAGAGAactatattctaaaatatttaataactgAACCTGTCATAAGGCATTCGACCAGTTAGAAGCTCCAGCATCACCACACCAAAGCTATACACATCGCTCTTTAGTGTATAAGCCGAGGGATCTGCGCACTCTGGAGCATTGTATCCAACTCCAAGATTCTGACTTGTGCGCTGCAGTTTTCaagaaaaaagacaaataaTCTACAGATTAGAACCAAACAAATGTGTATCTATTAGTATTAAGAATTTTATAAGAAGCTCACATGGTGAAAGTTTGCCAAGCCATAGTCTGAGAGATGAGGGTTTAGCTCACTGTCTAGTAAAATGTTTGATGACTTGATGTTCTTATGAACTAATGGAGGCAAACAAACCTCATGAAGGTACCTGACACAAAAGAAAGTAGCTGGTTAGTTTAGTTAGatgattatatttttgaaagaaaaggTTAAAGTAATTACTCTATAGCTTGAGCAGTTCCTAAAGCGATTCTGATTCTCGTGTTCCAAGTTAATGGTCTGCTGAAATCATCAGTCTGATGAAGAAATCTGTTGAGGGATCCACTTGTGAAATACTCATAAACAAGCATGTTCCTTCCTTGTTCTGAACAATAACCAACAAGCTCAGCTACATTTGGGTGGTGAATGCTGGAGATGTTGGACACTATGtgtgaaaactcttcttgattcccttttcCTAATAGAGAAGAATCGATCTCTTTCACTGCATATTTCTGTTTTAAACACATTTCttgataagaagaagaagaaaatgaataaaaattgaATGAAGAGGAGGAAAAAACAAACCCTTCCATCTTCATATTTAGCTTTATAAACACGTCCAAGAGTTCCTTCACCAATAAGCCGATTCGGCGAGAAACACGACGCAGAGTTCTGCAAATCCGTGAGGGTAAAGACCTTCACATCGTCGGGCTTGAAGAAACGATCAGGTGTTGCAACCACTTGGGAAGAAGGTATGAGATGAAAAATAGGAGTGTTCTTGAAACTGACAGAAGAAGTTCTGTTAACAGAAGAAGGCTTTGTCCCTGTCAAAGTATTCGAATCAACGGTCTTTTGGCCTTTCAAGTCATCTGTAGAGTCGAACTGGAGCATCTGAGAGGGTTGTGGTGTGAAGAGTGGTTTGCTTCGGTTGGTTCCTCCTCCTTTCTCTTCGTCGAAAAAGTGAGAAGAGTGATGAGAGTTCTTTCTTCGAGCGAAGAGTGCAATCACTCCTGCAGTGAATATGAGTCCACCTATAGTAGATGCTGCTACTATAAGTCCGGTGGTCAGAGCCTTGTTGCTTACTCCAACGCCTCCTGAGTTTCTGTCTACACGGCGGGTCCCGGGAGGTGGTGAGGGAGCTCTACTGCTCGACCAACGGTTTCCTCCAGTGCTGACCAAGAAAGTAAAGAAAACAGACTTAATGACATATGTTTTGATTGTGTTCAATAGAGAATGAGAGATGAAACTTACTCAAGGTTACCAATGCTCTTCAGCTCGTTTGGGATCCAACCAGTAAATTGATTGTTTGCCACGTTTCTGCCATGGCAAGATTCATAAGAAACGTTAATGAAGGAAAGGGATAGAAACTCTGTGTTACAGTACTTACACATCATCGATTTGAGGGAGGTCTCTGAGTGCATTTATAGACCCTTTGAACTGGTTGTCTTGCAAATGTCTAAAAAGGGAGTTAAGCAAACAAAAAGGGTAAGGTAAGTAATAAGTACAAGAACTACTTTCaattgtcttcttctcttacaGTGTTTTAAGTCCTGTTAGATTGGCAAAACTCTGTGGTAACTTTCCTGTGAGTTGATTAGAAGACAGATCACTGCAAAAACATGAAGTTAATGAAATCCCTCACACTTAGCATGTGTGTATATGTGACTTACATTGTTTCAAGTTTTGAAAGCTTTTGAAACATGTCGCTAAGTTCACCATTGAGGTTGTTACCACCAAAGTTTCTGagcaaaaaaaacaagaaccaGTATGAAGAAAATGTTGATACTTATGAAAGTAATATACTAATGAGTCATTAAGTGTCTTTGGCTTACAGGTAAGTGAGATCGTTCATTTGAGATACAGAGTATGGCACGTTACCGTTAAAGTCATTCTCAGAAGCATCTCTGCATTAAAGAATGTTTCACATTTAGTCTGATACATTGTGTAGTGAAAGAAGATCAAGAACAGAACATGTACTTACAAATAAACAAGTTTCTCAGGAAGCTGATAAGGTAAGTTTCCGTTAAGATTGTTCTTGCTTACATCACTGTTATACAATGACAAAAACATAACATATAGTTTAAATACCAACCTAAACCTGATGATCAAGATGTTGAGAGTTCTTACAGGTAAGTGAGTGATTTCAAGTTTGCAAGCTGGTACCCTAAAGATCCACTAAGTCCACGTCCAGACACCTTTctacaaacaaacataaaagGGATTATCGAATCAGAATCGATGAAGAGGGGTACCATTGATCAGATAAGAGAGGAAGTAACAAACATTTGAGTAACAGAAGAGCCCTTGCAAGTAATGCCATCCCATGAATCACCACAAGGATCACCTCCGCTTGAAGACCAACCATTGAGTTTTGATGGAGAGTTCATGCTCTTATAAGCGTCATTAAGAGCCGAAACTACAACAATCaatggaaaataaataatcattttatgaTTCTTCTCTAATGTCGTTGAGGCAAAGACACACTTACCGTCTTGGCTATCTGTTTTTGCAAGAACATGAGTGGTGAAGACTCCAAAACATGTGATGATGAGTATAAGTGGCTGAAGACTAGGTGCCATGATTGACAGTTTTGAGCTCAGAGATCAAGACCTGTGTAGATTCCTTGAGGAGGAAGGAAACACAGAAGCACCAAAGGAGGAGGAAGGAAACACTTTTAAGCTCAGAGATCCAAAGAGAAACCCAGCGTTGGTTCTGGGTTTCCTTGAGGAGGAAGGAAACACAGAAGAACCAAAGGAGAAGAAGTTAGGCTAGGTcatgaaagaaaaacaaatttggAAACGGTGTGGCAGTAACCAAAAATGGAAAATTCAGTTTCTTctgttagtttttgttttttgttttttgttttaagaaaagACGTTATTGAGTGAAAAGGCGAATAAATCTGGACGTGTGAATAGAGAAATGTACAGCTAAAAATGACGCAGACACCGAAACAttaggggagagagagagagagagagagaccacaACTGGTGTGTCCGAGTCCGATCTAACTGcaacacacaaaaatattacCAAAGTTGTTTCAACGTTATATTCAAGCACACGTGTGAACCATCAAACAACATTCCAGAGGGCTTgtctgaatatatatatgttaaacatACATGTAATGTCATTCCATGAGAGGTATACAAAACTTTGAAGACCCAGAGCTCATGTGGTTCAGAGCCATCGCAAAATATAACTTTTCTATTACAGTATATACACATCAATCATTTCTTCAGACAACTTCCTTATCACACAAGCTTAGGAATCAGAGATGTTTcatcaaacaaaatatatacatgACTTAAATACCAGCGTTCTGTGAAGTCTGACTAAGTGGAGCTCCACGCTTGCTCAGCTTTGTCAAGAAGTAAGCCAGGGCAACCTTTGCACCTAAGGAGGCGGAGTGACCACGAGAGAGGCAAACCGCACCACCAACTGCACCGCCCACGAGTAACAGACCGTTTGCTATCTGTTTCTTTGAAGGCTTTCTCAATAGCTTCTTCCGTTTGGCTCCTTCACCTCTGTGCATAGttcccaaggagtttgtgatgTCATCTGTCTCATTCTCTAACTCTGATGGAATCTATGATATCAACGAATCAGTTTCAGAACACTAATTTCAAATTTCACAAACAAGACACAAACTTCCAGCACTTGGAGCATAAAACTGAGCTCAGATTTGATGAGCATCCCACCTTTTTCATTAAGCTGACAGCAGATACAGT
The Brassica napus cultivar Da-Ae chromosome A1, Da-Ae, whole genome shotgun sequence DNA segment above includes these coding regions:
- the LOC106377509 gene encoding protein STRUBBELIG-RECEPTOR FAMILY 4 isoform X2; translation: MAPSLQPLILIITCFGVFTTHVLAKTDSQDVSALNDAYKSMNSPSKLNGWSSSGGDPCGDSWDGITCKGSSVTQIKVSGRGLSGSLGYQLANLKSLTYLDVSKNNLNGNLPYQLPEKLVYLDASENDFNGNVPYSVSQMNDLTYLNFGGNNLNGELSDMFQKLSKLETIDLSSNQLTGKLPQSFANLTGLKTLHLQDNQFKGSINALRDLPQIDDVNVANNQFTGWIPNELKSIGNLDTGGNRWSSSRAPSPPPGTRRVDRNSGGVGVSNKALTTGLIVAASTIGGLIFTAGVIALFARRKNSHHSSHFFDEEKGGGTNRSKPLFTPQPSQMLQFDSTDDLKGQKTVDSNTLTGTKPSSVNRTSSVSFKNTPIFHLIPSSQVVATPDRFFKPDDVKVFTLTDLQNSASCFSPNRLIGEGTLGRVYKAKYEDGRKYAVKEIDSSLLGKGNQEEFSHIVSNISSIHHPNVAELVGYCSEQGRNMLVYEYFTSGSLNRFLHQTDDFSRPLTWNTRIRIALGTAQAIEYLHEVCLPPLVHKNIKSSNILLDSELNPHLSDYGLANFHHRTSQNLGVGYNAPECADPSAYTLKSDVYSFGVVMLELLTGRMPYDSDRPKAEQSLVRWTKPKLKDMDTLEEMVDPALCGLYAPESVSAFADIVSICVMSEPGLRPPVSNVVEALKRLV
- the LOC106377509 gene encoding protein STRUBBELIG-RECEPTOR FAMILY 4 isoform X1, which codes for MAPSLQPLILIITCFGVFTTHVLAKTDSQDGKCVFASTTLEKNHKMIIYFPLIVVVSALNDAYKSMNSPSKLNGWSSSGGDPCGDSWDGITCKGSSVTQIKVSGRGLSGSLGYQLANLKSLTYLDVSKNNLNGNLPYQLPEKLVYLDASENDFNGNVPYSVSQMNDLTYLNFGGNNLNGELSDMFQKLSKLETIDLSSNQLTGKLPQSFANLTGLKTLHLQDNQFKGSINALRDLPQIDDVNVANNQFTGWIPNELKSIGNLDTGGNRWSSSRAPSPPPGTRRVDRNSGGVGVSNKALTTGLIVAASTIGGLIFTAGVIALFARRKNSHHSSHFFDEEKGGGTNRSKPLFTPQPSQMLQFDSTDDLKGQKTVDSNTLTGTKPSSVNRTSSVSFKNTPIFHLIPSSQVVATPDRFFKPDDVKVFTLTDLQNSASCFSPNRLIGEGTLGRVYKAKYEDGRKYAVKEIDSSLLGKGNQEEFSHIVSNISSIHHPNVAELVGYCSEQGRNMLVYEYFTSGSLNRFLHQTDDFSRPLTWNTRIRIALGTAQAIEYLHEVCLPPLVHKNIKSSNILLDSELNPHLSDYGLANFHHRTSQNLGVGYNAPECADPSAYTLKSDVYSFGVVMLELLTGRMPYDSDRPKAEQSLVRWTKPKLKDMDTLEEMVDPALCGLYAPESVSAFADIVSICVMSEPGLRPPVSNVVEALKRLV